The Triticum aestivum cultivar Chinese Spring chromosome 6D, IWGSC CS RefSeq v2.1, whole genome shotgun sequence genomic sequence TCTACTCTATCCTGATGCTTTTGTTTACAGCTCTTAACACCTAGTGACGAACATACATACTCACCAAATATAATTAGCTGCTAACTCCATATCGTTTAAAAAAAGGGGATTTGATTATGCAGGTTTAGGCACTCCAATTATTATGGCATAGTTGCTAATTAGGTGCATACTGCCGGCTGATAGTGACAATCTCTTTGAGCTAGCTGCTACATTCAGTATACACAAAAGGGTTGCAAAAGTTTCAGTTGAAACAACTCCACATCTTTATAGAATGATATGTACAACATGATCCCCATTTACTCTGCTTCAGTTTCAGTTTTGCTAGTAATAATCCATGCGGTGTCAGTAGTTAGTCTCAGTCCCGGATGTCGTTTTTATTCAGTTCCGTCACATAGCTGTTATCAGTTATATCATTGGCCTATGACAGGATGCTGTGCATATTCTCGTAACCAGATATCTGCCTTTTATTTACCACTACATGAATCACTGGAAGTAGTAGTTTGTGGCTGTCATGTTAAATATGTTGTTCTTTTGCGGTGATTCGTTCTGAAACAACCTGTCAGCTCATTTGTATATTTATAAAACCATGCATTTTGATGGTATaaatactccctttgtttttaaaCCCTTTTATCCTACCGTAGCAATTTGTTAGTTATTGTCAGTGTCGATGAGAGCAAGATCAGTGAAATAGTTTCTGAAATCAAAAGTAAACTTATTCCAGCATCTGGTCTATGTACCTGTGTGTGCAAATCCATTCATATTCTGATAAGTAGTTTTCATTTTGTTCTGCATTTAGTATGGCTCTTGACGTTTTTGTATTGCTTTCCCAGTTAGCAGTAGTACAGAAAAACCTAGTGTAGTTTAGGGATGGAGCAATTATTGTTTATCGGTCAAGGAATTTTTTGTTTATGTCGACTTGCAATGTTTATTCATATTCAATACAAACTTCAGTGATGCACTTTTGTCATGTTTTACTAACTTCCTCGTATCATTAGAAGGTCACCTTGATCCTTAGTCTTCTAAGTCATCACACATGTTTAATACACAGTCCCAAATAAATTCATATATGATGACCTCTGCAATCTTCTTCAGCTCCAAATAAATTTTCATGGAGGGGGCAAAGCTCAAGTTAGAGTTGGAGGGGAGCCAGTCAGCGCCATTTGATAGATGAATTGCAAGTGCAAGTGTACGAAGAGGAGAAGATTTCACAGTAGTCATGTAAGAACAAGATTCAACTGGAGGCCAAGCTAGCATTTAGGGGGAGGATAGAAGAGTTGGAAGGGAAGGTTGAAGAATATGATAAGAAGGATTGATGCGCAACAAGAGCTCAAAGTCGAGGAGATAAGATGATCAGATTTTCAGTGGCATCCATCCGGCAGTGTTGGCATTACCTTGGCTGCTGTCTTAACTTGCATTTATGTTAAGTTGTGACTAAGTAAGAATCAACAAGTGATTATGTGAAAAGTGAATGTTGAATTTTAGATCATTGCTTTGTGAATAACAACTCTGTCCGAACATGTTTTTTTTTTCATATCAATGAATGGTGTTTTAGATATGTACTTGCAGTCCATTCTTTGTGAATaacaattctgccaaaattagatGGATTGAAACATAGTAGTACATCACAATACAATGCCATGTTCATCACCAAGCAAAGTAAATCAAAACTGCAGTAGACTAAATTAGCAGTCACTTGGGTCCAGCCTTCCCATTAGTCACTCAGAGTAACAGTCCGTGCCCACAGGAAAGTAGTCTGAAATTACATTACATTCAAGCACAGCGAGTTGCATCAACAGATACAGCCAACATGTTACAGAGACGTCAATTCAGAGATTACCAAGCCGCTCAAACTGGAACTTGTTGCCGACAATTGCGGTCGCAGGCAATGGTACATCATCTGCGCCCTTTACAACCTCTTTTGGGTGTGGGTTGAGATCACACAGCCAATCTTCCAATTCTAAGAGAGCAAGAAACACATCAGACATCACAAGAAAAGCGACTTGTGCATTTTCTGGGAAATGCATACCTAGCAATTAAATTGACAAGAATCGAACTGTAAATATACCAACGAATAGCCAATGGGTTTCATGTATAGCCGATATATGAATTATTCCAAGCCCAAGTGAAGCATTTCTTCCAGTTCAGAGAACATGTTTATTTCTTACGTATATCAAAGTTGCTGTACTTTTTTTTGCAGGCATGTTTATGCAATCTCCTCAGTTTCCACTTACGATCCTGCCCAATGAGCACTTCTGAATGTCACTAATCATTTTTTACATGTATCTTGTTCCAGTAACCATTTTCTATAAGTGCAATGTTTATGCAGTTCTGAATAAAAGAAATGGTTCTGAAAGCAGATTACAACTTGATTTTCTTCGCGAGTGATAGGTAATTaacacatatatacatatatacggGGAGCTTTTTGACTTGATTTGTTGCCTAGTGACATATGGTCTCTGTACATCACAGGTTTGAAAGTAGATCTCACCAAAGGACATCTCATTCGGTCCAGTTTTTGCCCAGTTCTCTGTGATACTCGCAAATATGATGAGATAAAAATACCTATTTGCTATAGGTGATAAAAACCACGGAATGATGGATTGTCATCAAATAGAGCAACCTGTGATTCTTGAGTACAGTAATATTAATTTTCTCTGTTTTTTCTTGGATACAGTATTATTACCTGTGATAAAAATACAGTATTATTACCTGTGATAAAAATACAATATTACTCTTGATATAATAATCTGTGATAACATGAATCTCTGTTTTAGTGTTTGCACATCTCACCCATTTCAGTCGTATATACAATACATATAGTCGTCGTCCATTATACCTCCAGAAAAGGAGAATTTTACAAACAGGAATAATATTGCAGAAGTCTCGGTGAGGTAGAGTACATACATATGAACAACTTACTCGGTATGAGAAATAAGATATTGTGTTATTCGAGGATGCTCGGTTCATAGATAACTCTGTCCAGTGGACCACGAAGGAATATTCTGTCACTAAGCAATACAGCCATCAGGACTTAGGGTTCAGGTTGATAACGGAAGAAACACTAGCCGCCAGGGTTCAGATTTGTAACGGAAGAGACACTTCTAGACTGATGGTGGTTACTTGGTTGGTCGCTGGACATGATCAACCTGAGCTTGTTGAGGTGTGGACCATTTGCAATTCTGAGCCAGAAGTCACAGAAGTGCCTATCAGGGCAAGGATAAAAAACGCGTCGACTGCATTTGCATCCTGGTAATTTGGGCCAATATGGAGAGAGAGAAAATCTAGGCTGCTTGACAACAAGATAATTTGCGACTGTCGTGGTAATAATTTTCTCCAAACATGTTTCCTCAAAAGTTCCCTTTTTTTCCCTTTTGAGAGTAGGATAGTTTCATCATCAAGAAGTAATACAGCTTATCTATTGAACATGCAAAAATAATAATGCTCTAGTGCATCATCACCCGTAATTAACCCAGAATTTGGAATTTTTAACAAAAAGCCGGCCACTCAGAACGCTTTATTGATCAGATAACATGATTACATCGTTTAGCCCGAACTTTAAATATATCTAATAGAACATGATGTAATTGGTAGGCATGTAGTGGCAAATAGGTTCACCACGCTCTCCGCCTAACAGCTCAAAGTACTGCTGGTCCCAATCAGATGTGTTCATGTGGCACATGGCTGTTGCCGTCACGCCTGGTGTTCCATCTTTCAAGCCTTTGAGTTGCACCGTCAAAGACTGCACCTCTCTTGGCCTATGGCAATAAAAAACCTCATAGGGGAAATCCATAGGGTGGCATGGGACCGAATTATTGCTGAATTGGGCGATCTGTGCCACAACATACATGGTGTTGGGGGTCTCATGCCCATGAATTCTTGTAATGGCTGCTCGTGCACCGCTGACTCCCAAAGCTTTGGTAGCGAACCTGGCCATTGCTTCACGAGATGAGAAGCACATGTGAGGCTCCTCCTTGTCAGCCGGTTTGCCACATGAACGAAGGGTGTCAGCTACCTGCTGGGCCTTTATCGAGCTGTGAGATATcttgtaatgtgaaaggatggttGCCAAGTACTTTGACTCCAACGGAGTAAAGAAAGAATTGACAGACTTTGGTGAACCGCCTCGTGCAAACATGGTTCCTTGCGGCAGTACAGTGCCAACGCGCAGATTCTTCTTCAAGAACAACATGCCAGTCTGAACTTTGATCTGGTGGCGTTTGGCTTGTGCTTCAGGAACAGCAGAAGCTGCATAGTTATAAATTAAAAAATAATATCAGTTTATCAAAAATTCGACATCCAAAAGTTAATTTAGGAGATTCAATACATATATAAACAAACTAATAGCTTTTATCCGGCcagaacacttgctaaaattggTTAGGTAGCACAGTGCTTACTTGAATGTTCATGGTCTGGATCCCAATGTACCGCATAAGCACTATCACCAAAACCATTTTCTAGGAAATAAAACAAGGTGAGATGATTCAGTTCGAACACATTAAGTTTGGTAAGGGTAGCACATGTGAGTGATCTGGATCCCAATGTACCGCATAAGCACTTGCACCAAAACCATTTTCTTCTGCAGAAAATAACAAACTATAGTTTATTCACAACTAACATTTTTGCGACTTGCTTCAGATAGCATAGGCACTTACTTGAAGGTGAGTGATCTGGATCCCAATGTACTGCATAAGCACTTGCACCAAAACCATTTTCTTCTACAGAAAATAATAAACGATGAGTTGATTCACAATTGACACAATCTTGAATTGACAAAGATTGCATAAGTACTTACTTGAAGGGGCATGATCTGGATCCCAATGTACTGCATAAGCACTTTCACCAAAACCCTTGTCTTCTACATGAAATAACACATATGTGATATATGATTCAGACTTGCCATATGCAAAACTTGATAAGGTAGCGTAAGTACTTACTTGAAGGGGCACGATCTGGATCCCAATGCACCGCATAAGCACTTTCACCAAACCGATTTCCTTCTGCAGGAAATAAAACAAACTATGAATCATGCTCGAGTTGATTCACAATTAACACATGCTCAAGTTGTACACATAGCATAGGTACTTACTTGAAGGTGAATGATCTGGATCCCAGTGCACCGCATAAGAACCCTCATCAAAACCGTTTTGTTCTGCAGGAAATAACAAGCTACATGAGGTGATTCAGGCTTCACCCAATCTCAACTTGGTAAAGCTAGTACTAGTACTTACGAGAAGGAGCATGATCTGGATCCCAATGTACCGCATAAGAACTTGCATCAAAACCATTTTCTTCTGCAGAAAATAACAAACTATGAGTTCATTCACAACTAACACTTTTGCGACTTGGTTCAGATAGCATAGGTACTTACTTGAAGGTGAGTGATCTGGATCCCAATGTACCGCATAAGCACTTGCACCAAAACCATTTTCTTCTACAGAAAAATAATATAAACCATGTGTCGATTCACAGTTGACACCATCTTGAATTGGTAAAGATTGCATTAGATTAGTACTTACTTGAAGGTGCATGATCTGGATCCCAATGTACTGCATAAGCACTTTCACCGAAACCCTTGTCTTCTATAGGAAATAACACATATATGATATATGATTCAGACATGCCATATTCAAAACTTGAGAAGGTAGTACAAGTACTTACTTGAAGGTGCATGATCTGGATCCCAATGTACTGCATACGCACTTTCACCAAAACCCTTGTCTTCTAGAGGAAATAACACATGTGATATATGATTCAGACTTACCATATTCAAAACTTGATAAAGTAGTACCAGTACTTACTTGAAGGGGCACGATCTGGATCCCAATGTACCGCATAAGCACTTTCAGCAAACCCATTTCCTTCTGCGTGAAATAACAAACTATGAGTTGATTCATACAATTAACACATGCTCGACTTGTACAGATATAGGTTACTTACTTGAAGGTAAATGATCTGGATCCCAATGTACCGCATAAGCACTCTCATCGAAACCATTTTCTTCTGCAGGAAATAAAAAGCTATATGAGGTGATTCAGACTTCACACGATCTCAACTTGGTACAGCTTGCGTTAGTACTTACTTGAAGGGGCATGATCTGGATCCCAATGTACCGCATAAGCACTTTCACCAAACCCGTTTTCTTCTGCAGGAAATAACATATGATTTCTATTGAGTTTCAACCATAGGATCGGTCAAATAAAATTGCACACGCACACAAAAACTTTGGCCAAGGGTACGTCTCGCACCCTAAAGTTTCTATTtatttcttctttttgttctcaacGATTAAAGTCTAGGACCACACAGACTTAGTCCTACTGGGAATGGGGCGTGTAAGAATACCTAGACGCATCAAGCTATAGACACACGTAGCCTACTAGTGTTGGACATGTCTAACAAAACCTGACCGGAGTTGGCATCTACTAGTACAAACTCTATTCAATTTGAACCTGACACGagcaaaacatacctcaaagccaaCTAGCTAGTACTACTACACACCAGCCAGCTAGCTTGCACCTAATTACTCTACCAAGTTCATTAATAATAAatgttcaaaaaaagaaaaagttcATTCACAATAATCCTCGACTTGGTACAAATAGCATTTATGTAGGTACTTACTTGAAGGGGCGTGATCTGGATCCCAATGTACCGCATAAGCACTTTCACCGAACCCGTTTTCTTCTACAGAAAATAACAAACTATGAGTTGATTCTCAATTAACACATTTGCAACTTGGTTCAGATAGCATAGGTACTTACTTGAAGGGGCGTGATCGGGATCCCAATGTACCGCATAAGCACTTTCACCGAATCCATTTTCTTCTATAGGAAATAACAAAATATAAGTTGATTCTAAATCAACAGATTCTCGACTTGTACAGATAGCATAGGTACTTACTTGAAGGTGAGTGATCTGGATCCCAATGTACCGCATAAGAACTTTCACCAAAACCTTTTTCTTCTATAGAAAATAACAAAATGCATGTTAGTTGACACattctgctactccctccgttcggaattacttgtctcggaagtggatgtatctagaactaaaatacgtctagatacatccatttctgcgacaagtaattccgaacagagggagtacttgataaGGTAGCACAAGTCGTCCTTACCAGATGGTGCATGATCTGGGTCCCAACGAACCGCATAAGCACTCGTATCAAAAGTGTTCTCTTCTGCGGGAGATAACAAACTATATGAGGTGATTCAGACTTGAAATAGTCTCAACTTGGTAAATCTAGCACTGGTACTTACGAGAAGATGGAGGTTCAACCCTGTTGCTGGACTCACCAAAGGTGAGCAGGAGCAGGAAAAAGGCTATTGCCGTAAGCTTGGTCGCCATGTCTAGATCAACTACGAAATTGAATTCTGTTTGGCGAGGAAGAAGAGATGGTCTAGGCGCCTATTTGTAGTGGGAAAAAAGCGGTGGTAGCAAACAATCCGCAATTTTCTCTATTTATTTACTACCTACGCTGTGGTTTGGAAACAAACCATAAGGATAGAAAATGGTTATATTTTAACTGGAATAATATCTCCCCACGAATGCTCCTTGCCCTTTTTTAACAGCAATAATATCCCCCAAATCACGCGCTTTAATCACCAGCCCATAATAAGCGGATTAACCCCCCACACACAGAGTGCATGCTGCCTAGTGCGATAATCTCGCCTGACATGCAATGTCCGGGAATTAACCATcacttttttttgcggggaggaATTAACCATCACTACCTACCTGAATGCCCTTGAATGTGTGTGTGTTTTCTCCACTTCTTCATCTCCACTACTACTAAACAATCAAACAAAAACTTTTTTACATGCACCCCGTTAAGTGTACACCGGTTAATTAGCACCgtctccactactattaaacaatcaaacaagaacttttTTACATGCACCCGTTAAGTGTACACCGGTTAATTAGCACCGTCTAATTATCTAAATCAATGTAATCTAACTGATTGGATTAATCTAATGAGTTATCAGGGGTGCAGTTAGCAATTATAATAGGGAAACGTTTGAAAACGGTGCGCCGGCTGAAACTTCGGCTGGCCGCTTCGTCACGTAACGCACTAACACACAGGCCCGTGCAAACAACTTCACGCGATGCACTCGTTCCCATCCATTCGTTCCTCACTCCTGGCTCTCTCCTTTCTCAATCCAATCCAAGCCTTGGCGACGACGCCACCAACCGACGGCCATGGCGTCCTGCGACGGGGTGCTGGAGACTGGCGGTGACAGGATCCTGGAGACCGGCAGCGACGGGATGCTGGAACGACGTTGGCAGATGCTACAACCGCGGGGTGCCGGAGCTGCAACGACCTTGGCCAGCGACATGGGACGGCCCCATCGGTGCTGGAGAAGACGCGCCATGGCGTGTGTCACCTACCCCTCGTCCTCATGGCGCACTCTGTCCATCCATCTAGCTCCACTCCAACGACGACCTCCCCCCTGAAAGCTACAACCAGCTGAGCCAGAAGCTGCAACCGTCATCtttttttgctactaccggcgacGGATTTGCTACATTCATCACGGTGGGTCTGCGACCTACTAGGCCAGTGGCTTTTTTGTTGCAACCGTCCTAAGATTTTGCTACTACTGGCGggatttttgctacatccatcatatGTGGGGGGAGACCGCGACCTGCGACGGCAACGGTGGCGAATTGGTGCAAACGGACatggaaaaaagcttcaaccggcctAGTATAAGTTACAACCGATGGATAAAAAAGCTTCAACAGACATGACAGAAAAGCTTCAACCCTCATGGAAAAGCTGGAAGCAGGTACGAAAAAAGCTTCAAGCGACCATGAAAAAAGCTTCAAGCTAGAGCCAGCAATGGCTATGACGGCGAGGCTACGACGGGTTGACGGCGAGGTTGCAGGCTGCAATGGCGAGGCTGCTACCAAACGACAGCGGAGGGTGCGACCACGGAGCAACGCCATGTTGCAACCAATGACGACGAGGGCCGCAAAACACCCACGAGATGCAGCTTCAACAGCGGCGGCGTGGTTGCCAGCACGTCgacggcgaggcgagcgaggagcgGCGTCCTTCGTGGGAGGGTAGACATGGGAGGCGGGTGTTTTTTCGCGAGGGTCGGGTAAGAGAAAGAGGCGCCATGGTGGAGGATGCGTTTGCGTCGAGCGCAGCCCGTACGCGAGGAAGGAGGAGGCTTTGACCTGCACGCAAGGGAGAAGATGCAATCTGGACGGTTATTATTGAGTAAATCGAACGACTGGGGCTTGACTGGCCGAAACTTTCGCCGGCGCGCCGGCGCCCAGTACTGGCCATTATAATAGGCTGACCACCACTCCACCGGCAGACGAAAACTTCCCCTCCGTAAGTTTTCTCTCAACCAGAAATCTCTCTTCCAAATAGATAAAGAAatcaacaattttttttaaaagtaTGCTAAAGGCGTACCATACCTATATAGAAGAAGAGAGCAAGCGTTATTTACAAGAAAAGAAATCAACAATCAATCCCTAATTGACAGCGATGTCATTATAGCTAATGCTTGGAACCAGGCATATGTGATCCATGCAATGATGCAAACCGGCTATTCCCGCATCAATTCCTCACCCAATCAACGCCTCCATAGTCTGTATGCGTTTGTTGTTACGGAGGATGAAGGACGCCTCGCCAGGCCATGTGCTCGGGTAAGGGGCGGCACCCttgccggcggcggggacggctgCTGCCACACGGCGAGGTGGAGCAGGGTCAACGCGGCGGCTCAAGCGGTTGGGGACGGTGCGGCTGCTCGATGCAGAACGCCAGGGGAGGCAGCAGCTGGAGCTTGCAAGCGGGAGACGAGACGCTCACCGGAGGACGTGCCACCGCTAGCGTGTGAGTTGGCGCTCGGGCAGTGACGTCGCGATGGCCGTCCGGCGAGGCAGGGAGCAACATGACGGGCGCGGGCGGCACGCTGGCCGGACGAGATGAGGAGCATGAGGGGAGACGCGGAGGAAGAGGTCGTTGCCGGCGGCGCCGCCGGATGCGTCGGACGCGCGCGCTCGCCCGCGGTCATTGCAGACGCAGCAGCCGCCCATGGATGCTCGGGTCGATGCAGGAGGACGAGGAGCAGCTCGCGAGGGTCAGCGGCGCTGGGAATGGATCGGATGCAGGCGGATCTGGCGATTCCACAAGGGCCGCGACTCTCTGTAgaggaaaaagaaagagaaacaagaGGGAGAAAGAAGAGACAAATTCATGTATCCTCTCTTCTCCTTACTCTCTATACTGCTGCTCCTCTAATCTTGTTGCCCCTTGCTAATCCTAATATCTTTTTGCTCTCCGCTGTTGCTCCTTCCCATCTACTCCTCTCTGAATCTCCCTTTGATGTGCTTCTCTGAACCCCAACCTGTTGCTGCTTCTTTTCTCCCTGCTACCCCACTGCTGCTCCTC encodes the following:
- the LOC123141126 gene encoding BURP domain-containing protein 4-like, producing the protein MATKLTAIAFFLLLLTFGESSNREENGFGESAYAVHWDPDHAPSKDKGFGESAYAVHWDPDHAPSKDKGFGESAYAVHWDPDHAPSKENGFGASAYAVHWDPDHSPSKDKGFGESAYAVHWDPDHAPSKENGFGASAYAVHWDPDHSPSTSAVPEAQAKRHQIKVQTGMLFLKKNLRVGTVLPQGTMFARGGSPKSVNSFFTPLESKYLATILSHYKISHSSIKAQQVADTLRSCGKPADKEEPHMCFSSREAMARFATKALGVSGARAAITRIHGHETPNTMYVVAQIAQFSNNSVPCHPMDFPYEVFYCHRPREVQSLTVQLKGLKDGTPGVTATAMCHMNTSDWDQQYFELLGGERGEPICHYMPTNYIMFY